A genome region from Salinigranum halophilum includes the following:
- a CDS encoding MmgE/PrpD family protein, which translates to MVSVPEDSAWLSDVAAFLSGPVPPAVRDRGAQVVADVLTATVAGAAVPANDAVSAQVALGAGDASVVGTERTADAGSAALLNGTASISQEIEEGHNTGGHVGAGVVVGGFALAEHADADGERLVEGVVKAYELCARIENAIFLMKDRMNEALPWLVRDPHSTWTTLGPAVAGAIALGADEEAVLEAFRLGANLAVVSMWDPYREGAPARNYTAGFSAQAGVNAALLADSGLAGSRAAMHHVYDPLRELKGEAFDRAFAELGETWEIETNYYKFAPSCRYTHAPLGAVEELADEVDVERVDAIDVYSYRNACDLDYTDYTNATSAKFSIPYVLARYLTSGPFWLDDFDETSLSDPAVRALAARVSVHYDEQYEETFPEHWSARVAVTHTDGSTVAAECIDPPGDYRNFPGTDALREKWRRLLASRLDDADEAFDALVSIRERDARAVGEALRRGP; encoded by the coding sequence ATGGTTAGCGTGCCGGAAGACAGCGCCTGGCTCAGCGACGTCGCAGCGTTCCTCTCTGGCCCCGTTCCGCCCGCGGTCCGAGACCGGGGGGCGCAGGTCGTCGCGGACGTCCTCACGGCGACCGTCGCGGGCGCGGCCGTCCCGGCGAACGACGCCGTCTCCGCGCAGGTGGCGCTCGGGGCGGGCGACGCCTCCGTCGTGGGGACGGAACGGACGGCCGACGCGGGCAGCGCCGCACTCTTGAACGGGACGGCGAGCATCTCACAGGAGATCGAAGAGGGACACAACACCGGCGGGCACGTCGGGGCCGGCGTCGTCGTCGGGGGGTTCGCCCTCGCAGAGCACGCCGACGCCGACGGCGAACGCCTCGTCGAAGGGGTGGTGAAGGCGTACGAACTGTGTGCACGCATCGAGAACGCCATCTTCCTCATGAAAGACCGGATGAACGAGGCGCTCCCGTGGCTCGTCCGTGACCCCCACTCGACGTGGACGACGCTCGGGCCCGCGGTCGCGGGGGCCATCGCGCTCGGTGCCGACGAGGAAGCAGTGCTGGAGGCGTTCAGACTCGGGGCGAACCTGGCCGTGGTCTCGATGTGGGACCCCTACCGCGAGGGTGCGCCGGCGCGGAACTACACCGCGGGGTTCTCCGCACAGGCGGGCGTCAACGCGGCGCTGTTGGCCGACTCCGGGCTCGCGGGGTCGCGCGCGGCCATGCATCACGTGTACGACCCGCTCCGGGAACTGAAAGGCGAGGCGTTCGACCGCGCCTTCGCCGAACTCGGTGAGACGTGGGAGATCGAGACGAACTACTACAAGTTCGCCCCGTCGTGTCGGTACACCCACGCCCCGCTGGGTGCGGTCGAAGAACTCGCCGACGAGGTCGACGTCGAACGGGTCGACGCCATCGACGTCTACTCGTATCGCAACGCCTGCGACCTCGACTACACCGACTACACCAACGCGACGAGCGCGAAGTTCTCCATCCCCTACGTCCTCGCGCGCTACCTCACGAGCGGCCCGTTCTGGCTCGACGACTTCGACGAGACGTCCCTCTCGGACCCCGCGGTCCGGGCGCTCGCAGCGCGCGTCAGCGTTCACTACGACGAACAGTACGAGGAGACGTTCCCCGAACACTGGAGCGCGCGCGTCGCGGTGACCCACACCGACGGGTCGACCGTGGCGGCCGAGTGCATCGACCCGCCGGGCGACTACCGGAACTTCCCGGGGACGGACGCCCTCCGAGAGAAGTGGCGGCGACTGCTCGCGTCCCGCCTCGACGACGCGGACGAGGCGTTCGACGCGCTCGTGTCGATTCGCGAGCGTGACGCGCGCGCCGTCGGCGAGGCGCTCAGACGCGGTCCCTGA
- a CDS encoding ABC transporter substrate-binding protein has product MRDNSKTRPSSRRTYLKAIGVGVTAGLAGCTGGGGGSEGGGSEGGGGGGSEGGGGSEGGGGTSTGEPQTPIEEVVIGANHPLTGSLGPAGTAMSNTGKIAAMHVNEAGGIEALDGAQLRFISADNEGTQELGGEVEQQLIDEGAHVLTGCYSSPVTLAATQVAERTGIPHIIDVSVSNDILQGRGLNYTYRIQTPASGMAGNYADFMPVLARDNGQTMDTASLVYLDNSFGQSIRQTLVERLPGENVELVMESAYSFGQESLDTEATQVKEADADAFIFVGYGAGGIRMMQSLQNVEYRPPIMSGTSTPTFTDSDVISQIGEFANGGFGNNYSWDYTNDLTDRVFADYQAEYDRRLGVTHAVMTYSVVSVVRAALEEAGSADPDDINEALKTVSVDDHPAAAGPIEFQENGENANALSPMYQVQDLEPVVVWPEEYAQADVQF; this is encoded by the coding sequence ATGAGAGACAATAGCAAGACCCGCCCGTCGAGCAGACGTACGTATCTGAAAGCCATCGGTGTCGGCGTGACGGCAGGTCTCGCAGGCTGTACCGGCGGTGGTGGTGGAAGTGAGGGTGGCGGCAGCGAGGGCGGCGGCGGTGGCGGGAGCGAGGGTGGTGGTGGAAGCGAAGGCGGCGGCGGGACGTCGACGGGCGAGCCCCAGACGCCAATCGAAGAGGTCGTCATCGGTGCGAACCACCCGTTGACCGGTTCGCTCGGCCCGGCGGGGACCGCGATGTCGAACACGGGCAAGATTGCGGCGATGCACGTCAACGAGGCCGGCGGCATCGAGGCGCTCGACGGCGCACAGCTCCGGTTCATCAGCGCCGACAACGAGGGCACCCAGGAGCTCGGCGGCGAGGTCGAACAGCAGCTCATCGACGAGGGCGCACACGTCCTCACCGGCTGTTACTCCTCGCCGGTCACGCTGGCGGCCACGCAGGTGGCAGAGCGGACGGGTATCCCGCACATCATCGACGTCTCGGTCTCGAACGACATCCTGCAGGGGCGCGGGCTCAACTACACCTACCGCATCCAGACGCCCGCGAGCGGGATGGCGGGGAACTACGCCGACTTCATGCCGGTACTCGCTCGGGACAACGGCCAGACGATGGACACCGCCTCGCTCGTCTACCTCGACAACTCGTTCGGCCAGTCCATCCGGCAGACGCTCGTCGAGCGCCTCCCGGGTGAGAACGTCGAACTCGTCATGGAGTCGGCGTACTCGTTCGGCCAGGAGAGCTTAGACACCGAGGCGACGCAGGTCAAGGAGGCCGACGCCGACGCGTTCATCTTCGTCGGCTACGGTGCCGGTGGGATTCGGATGATGCAGTCGCTGCAGAACGTCGAGTATCGCCCGCCGATCATGTCGGGGACGTCGACGCCGACCTTCACCGACTCGGACGTCATCTCCCAGATCGGGGAGTTCGCGAACGGCGGGTTCGGCAACAACTACTCGTGGGACTACACCAACGACCTGACCGACCGCGTCTTCGCCGATTACCAGGCGGAGTACGACCGCCGGCTCGGCGTCACCCACGCGGTGATGACCTACTCTGTCGTGAGTGTCGTCCGGGCGGCGCTCGAGGAGGCCGGCTCCGCCGACCCCGACGACATCAACGAGGCGCTCAAGACCGTCTCCGTCGACGACCACCCCGCGGCGGCGGGCCCCATCGAGTTCCAGGAGAACGGTGAGAACGCCAACGCGCTCTCGCCGATGTACCAGGTCCAAGACCTCGAACCGGTCGTCGTCTGGCCCGAGGAGTACGCACAGGCCGACGTCCAGTTCTGA
- a CDS encoding ABC transporter ATP-binding protein, translating into MVALLETDGLTKTFGALVANDGISISVPDGAVRGIIGPNGSGKSTFFNTLTGFYQADGGTVTFDGTDVTGWSTHAIARRGLARTFQIVSPFEDLTVKENLLAVYTPGLRVSREKRDRADEILAFLEIDHIADNEASEMSGGQQKLLELARVLMLDPKCILLDEPTAGVNPALQNRILDRLEEMNRRGKTFIIVEHDMSLIERFADSVTVFDQGRVIAEGSFDEVKGDDRVREAYLGSEAGVEDVLP; encoded by the coding sequence ATGGTCGCACTCCTCGAGACGGATGGGCTCACCAAGACGTTCGGCGCGCTCGTCGCGAACGACGGCATCTCCATCTCGGTACCGGACGGCGCGGTGAGGGGTATCATCGGTCCGAACGGGAGCGGCAAGTCGACGTTCTTCAACACGCTCACCGGCTTCTATCAGGCCGACGGGGGGACGGTCACGTTCGACGGGACGGACGTCACCGGGTGGTCGACGCACGCCATCGCCCGCCGTGGACTCGCCCGGACGTTCCAGATCGTCTCGCCGTTCGAGGACCTGACGGTCAAGGAGAACCTGCTCGCGGTGTACACGCCGGGCCTGCGGGTCTCCCGGGAGAAACGCGACCGCGCGGACGAGATTCTGGCGTTCCTCGAGATCGACCACATCGCCGACAACGAGGCCAGCGAGATGAGCGGCGGGCAGCAGAAGCTCCTCGAACTCGCGCGGGTGTTGATGCTCGACCCGAAGTGCATCCTCCTCGACGAGCCGACCGCGGGCGTCAACCCCGCGCTCCAGAACCGCATCCTCGACCGGCTCGAGGAGATGAACCGCCGCGGGAAGACGTTCATCATCGTCGAGCACGACATGTCGCTCATCGAGCGGTTCGCCGACTCGGTCACCGTCTTCGACCAGGGGCGCGTCATCGCCGAGGGCTCGTTCGACGAGGTGAAAGGGGACGACCGGGTCCGAGAGGCGTATCTCGGGAGCGAGGCGGGCGTGGAGGACGTCCTCCCATGA
- a CDS encoding branched-chain amino acid ABC transporter permease, producing MLTLTLPLITPDDVVGPLSEFVQDVVTLDPVLLQLGVFAVLLGGVFALAALGLTLIFGVMDVVNFAHGMLIVTGMYTVFFLTTTFGVNPFLAIPVAVAFLFVVGVVISVTSIEPIIEAPQENQFIVTLGLTFILLAIIQIIFTGDPRSIALDLGRIDFYGALIPRGQLYALALAVVAMAGLWVFLQKTELGTAIRATADNRDGAWYVGINVPHIDHLTVGIGSALAGLAGSAIVIFSPFDPFIGESYLVKAFVIVVLGGLGSFPGALVGGLIVGFIQVFGGFYLPGTVNEVLIFVLFVLLLYLKPTGLFGAREV from the coding sequence ATGCTCACGCTCACGCTTCCGCTCATCACGCCCGACGACGTCGTCGGGCCGCTCTCGGAGTTCGTCCAGGACGTCGTTACCCTGGACCCCGTCCTGTTGCAGCTCGGCGTCTTCGCCGTCTTGCTCGGCGGCGTCTTCGCCCTCGCCGCGCTCGGCCTGACGCTCATCTTCGGGGTGATGGACGTCGTCAACTTCGCCCACGGCATGCTCATCGTCACCGGCATGTACACCGTGTTCTTCCTCACGACGACGTTCGGCGTGAACCCGTTCCTCGCGATTCCCGTCGCCGTCGCCTTCCTCTTCGTCGTGGGCGTCGTCATCAGCGTCACCTCCATCGAACCCATCATCGAGGCACCCCAGGAGAACCAGTTCATCGTCACGCTCGGGCTGACGTTCATCCTGCTGGCGATCATCCAGATCATCTTCACGGGCGACCCCCGATCCATCGCGCTCGACCTCGGCCGCATCGACTTCTACGGCGCGCTCATCCCGCGCGGGCAACTCTACGCGCTCGCCCTCGCCGTCGTGGCGATGGCCGGGCTGTGGGTGTTCCTCCAGAAGACCGAACTCGGGACCGCGATTCGCGCCACCGCGGACAACCGCGACGGCGCGTGGTACGTCGGCATCAACGTCCCGCACATCGACCACCTCACGGTGGGTATCGGGAGCGCGCTCGCCGGCCTCGCGGGGTCGGCTATCGTCATCTTCTCGCCGTTCGACCCGTTCATCGGCGAGTCGTATCTGGTGAAGGCGTTCGTCATCGTCGTCCTCGGCGGGCTGGGGTCGTTCCCCGGCGCGCTCGTCGGTGGCCTCATCGTCGGATTCATCCAGGTGTTCGGCGGCTTCTACCTGCCGGGCACGGTCAACGAGGTGCTCATCTTCGTCCTGTTCGTCCTCCTCCTCTACCTGAAACCCACGGGCCTGTTCGGGGCTCGGGAGGTGTGA
- a CDS encoding ABC transporter ATP-binding protein, with product MTAAESPATDGQVDRPRLVGRDIVTGYGSSEILHGVSVESHDGVTCIFGPNGSGKSTLIKALNGMVPVWSGAVTYGETDLTAMGPNEVVASGIITLPQDGGLFPNLTVRENLRLGGYTVSDKSVVDERLEAALAAFPDLRDKLSSKARALSGGQQMMVSFGRAMISDSDVFLLDEPSAGLSPTLVDDVIDQVRTLVDHGAQVVLVEQNVRAALRIADHVYILAQGKTQFDGPATALSEEDELIELYLGLE from the coding sequence ATGACCGCCGCCGAGTCCCCGGCGACGGACGGCCAGGTGGACCGACCGCGACTCGTCGGCCGGGACATCGTCACCGGCTACGGCAGTTCGGAAATCCTCCACGGCGTCTCGGTCGAGAGCCACGACGGTGTCACCTGTATCTTCGGCCCGAACGGCAGCGGCAAGTCGACGCTCATCAAGGCGCTCAACGGCATGGTCCCCGTCTGGTCGGGCGCTGTCACCTACGGAGAGACGGACCTCACGGCGATGGGTCCGAACGAGGTGGTCGCGAGCGGTATCATCACGCTTCCGCAAGACGGTGGGCTCTTCCCGAACCTCACCGTCCGCGAGAACCTCCGACTGGGTGGGTACACCGTCTCGGACAAGTCGGTCGTCGACGAGCGGCTGGAGGCGGCGCTGGCGGCGTTCCCCGACCTCCGAGACAAGCTCTCCTCGAAAGCGCGCGCGCTCTCCGGCGGCCAGCAGATGATGGTCAGCTTCGGGCGGGCGATGATCTCGGACTCGGACGTCTTCTTGCTCGACGAGCCGAGCGCCGGCCTCTCGCCCACGCTCGTCGACGACGTCATCGACCAGGTCCGCACTCTCGTCGACCACGGCGCGCAGGTCGTCCTCGTCGAACAGAACGTCCGCGCCGCGCTTCGCATCGCGGACCACGTCTACATCCTCGCCCAGGGGAAGACGCAGTTCGACGGGCCGGCGACGGCCCTCAGCGAGGAGGACGAACTCATCGAACTCTACCTCGGGCTCGAGTAG
- a CDS encoding branched-chain amino acid ABC transporter permease, protein MSRDALGTETVRARLDAWSYGFLLKGGAGFGLLALLPMIIEFELLGFSLGSVLTLKMLIVTLVFAYASQSWNIVSGFTGYFSFGHAAFFGIGAYATMKLAIDFAVNPWVGMLVGGVVAMVVGFAVGYLNFRYNLRGHYFALATFAVAMLFSVGTNNVSELRGAIGFYRPFPRDYGLDYGLAAFQFTSDLPYYYLILGLLVVVTTVAYAIRESQAGLYLFAIRENEDAAASVGIPTYRYKMLATGVSAFFTAWAGSFWSMYFEIVRPDTVFGLFKNVEILLPAVVGGIGTVAGPILGAFVVFPLAEFFRVNVDQVVGLDDVVYGVALVAIALLLPNGLISLRERFGRSR, encoded by the coding sequence GTGAGTCGAGACGCCCTCGGGACCGAGACGGTGCGCGCCCGGCTCGACGCCTGGTCGTACGGCTTCCTGCTGAAGGGTGGGGCCGGCTTCGGCCTGCTCGCGCTCTTGCCGATGATCATCGAGTTCGAACTGCTGGGGTTCAGCCTCGGCTCCGTGTTAACGCTGAAGATGCTCATCGTGACGCTCGTGTTCGCCTACGCCAGCCAGTCGTGGAACATCGTCTCGGGCTTCACCGGCTACTTCTCGTTCGGCCACGCCGCCTTCTTCGGCATCGGCGCGTACGCCACGATGAAGCTCGCCATCGACTTCGCGGTCAACCCGTGGGTCGGCATGCTCGTCGGTGGTGTGGTCGCGATGGTCGTCGGCTTCGCCGTCGGCTACCTCAACTTCCGGTACAACCTCCGCGGGCACTACTTCGCGCTGGCGACGTTCGCCGTCGCGATGCTGTTCTCGGTCGGGACCAACAACGTCAGCGAACTCCGCGGGGCCATCGGCTTCTACCGCCCGTTCCCCCGCGACTACGGCCTCGACTACGGCCTCGCGGCCTTCCAGTTCACGAGCGACCTGCCGTACTACTACCTCATCCTCGGCCTGCTCGTCGTCGTCACGACGGTCGCCTACGCCATCCGGGAGTCCCAGGCGGGGCTGTATCTGTTCGCCATCAGGGAGAACGAGGACGCCGCCGCCAGCGTCGGCATCCCCACCTACCGCTACAAGATGCTCGCGACGGGCGTCAGCGCCTTCTTCACCGCGTGGGCCGGGTCGTTCTGGAGCATGTACTTCGAGATCGTCCGCCCGGACACCGTCTTCGGCCTCTTCAAGAACGTCGAAATCCTCCTCCCGGCGGTCGTCGGCGGCATCGGGACGGTCGCCGGTCCCATCCTCGGGGCGTTCGTCGTCTTCCCGCTCGCGGAGTTCTTCCGCGTCAACGTCGACCAGGTCGTCGGCCTCGACGACGTCGTCTACGGCGTCGCGCTCGTCGCCATCGCGCTGCTGCTCCCCAACGGCCTCATCTCGCTCCGCGAGCGGTTCGGCCGCTCCCGGTGA
- a CDS encoding CaiB/BaiF CoA transferase family protein, producing the protein MVGEAQHPTGDVGPLDGVTVLDASRVLAGPFCTMQLGDLGADVIKIERPGVGDQTRGFRPPTYGDSDESSYYLSVNRNKRSVTLDLGCEDGRAVFRRIAREADVVVENFRVGKMDAWGLGYDDLAAENPQLVYASLSGYGEWGPDRDRAAYDIAIQAEAGMMSITGPEDGAPVRVGVAIADIGAGMYTTQAVLAALFERERTGEGQKVDVSLFDGQVAWMSYMASQYFATERPPGRMGSKHPNIAPYQALTTSDGYVVVAVSSENMWPRFCRAIDRADLVDDERFATNEARVEHRDVLDPLLDAELSAYTTAEAVELLDSEGVPASPVEDLESVFDREQVRARGMRQSVDHPTAGVVEMSGTPMHFSRTPASIRAHPPLLGEHTDEVLAEYGYSPAEREAFEADEVV; encoded by the coding sequence ATGGTGGGTGAAGCACAGCATCCCACGGGTGACGTGGGCCCCCTCGACGGCGTGACCGTCCTCGACGCCTCGCGCGTCCTCGCGGGGCCGTTCTGTACGATGCAACTCGGCGACCTCGGTGCCGACGTGATCAAGATCGAGCGGCCGGGGGTCGGCGACCAGACGCGCGGGTTCCGCCCGCCGACGTACGGCGACAGCGACGAGTCGTCGTACTACCTGAGCGTCAACCGCAACAAGCGGTCGGTGACGCTCGACCTCGGGTGCGAGGACGGCCGAGCGGTCTTCCGGCGCATCGCCCGGGAGGCGGACGTCGTCGTCGAGAACTTCCGCGTCGGGAAGATGGACGCGTGGGGACTCGGCTACGACGACCTCGCGGCGGAGAACCCCCAACTGGTGTACGCCTCGCTCTCTGGCTACGGCGAGTGGGGACCCGACCGCGACCGGGCGGCGTACGACATCGCCATCCAGGCGGAGGCGGGGATGATGAGCATCACCGGCCCCGAAGACGGCGCGCCCGTGCGCGTCGGCGTCGCTATCGCCGACATCGGCGCGGGGATGTACACCACGCAGGCCGTCCTCGCCGCGCTCTTCGAGCGCGAGCGGACCGGCGAGGGACAGAAGGTGGACGTGAGCCTCTTCGACGGGCAGGTCGCGTGGATGTCGTACATGGCGAGCCAGTACTTCGCGACCGAGAGGCCGCCCGGACGGATGGGCTCGAAACACCCCAACATCGCGCCGTACCAGGCACTCACCACAAGCGACGGTTACGTCGTCGTCGCCGTCTCCTCGGAGAACATGTGGCCGCGTTTCTGCCGCGCCATCGACCGCGCGGACCTCGTCGACGACGAGCGGTTCGCCACCAACGAGGCGCGGGTCGAGCACCGCGACGTGCTGGACCCGCTCCTCGACGCGGAACTCTCGGCGTACACGACCGCGGAGGCGGTAGAACTGCTCGACAGCGAGGGCGTCCCCGCGAGCCCCGTCGAGGACCTCGAATCGGTGTTCGACCGCGAACAGGTCCGCGCGCGGGGGATGCGCCAGTCGGTCGACCACCCCACGGCGGGGGTGGTGGAGATGTCGGGCACGCCGATGCACTTCTCGCGGACGCCGGCGTCGATTCGAGCGCACCCGCCGCTCCTCGGCGAACACACAGACGAGGTGCTGGCCGAGTACGGCTACTCGCCGGCGGAACGCGAGGCGTTCGAGGCTGACGAGGTCGTCTAG
- a CDS encoding SDR family NAD(P)-dependent oxidoreductase: MSLEISLTDRVAIVTGASAGIGRGIALALAQAGASVVVADVDETPPTGEVVPTVEAIETAGGEARYVETDVADGDAVEALVAETVASYGGLDVLVNNAGVSHDGTVEETTPETWDRVLGVNLTGVYHGVHHAMPVLKRSPAARVINVASQLALVGRPRKPAYLASKGGVVSLTRQLAVDYADVPVLVNAICPGVVRTELTREALSDPDSSAFLESATLLPYLGDPDDVGAMAAFLASDLGRYITGQCLVVDGGYTAH; this comes from the coding sequence ATGTCGCTCGAAATCTCCCTCACTGACCGGGTCGCCATCGTCACCGGCGCGAGCGCCGGTATCGGCCGCGGCATCGCCCTCGCGCTCGCGCAGGCAGGTGCGAGCGTCGTCGTCGCCGACGTCGACGAGACACCGCCGACGGGCGAGGTCGTCCCCACCGTCGAGGCCATCGAAACAGCCGGCGGCGAGGCGCGCTACGTCGAGACCGACGTCGCCGACGGCGACGCGGTCGAGGCGCTGGTCGCCGAGACCGTCGCGTCCTACGGCGGGCTCGACGTGCTCGTCAACAACGCCGGCGTCTCACACGACGGCACTGTCGAGGAGACGACACCCGAGACCTGGGACCGCGTCCTCGGGGTGAACCTCACCGGCGTCTACCACGGCGTCCACCACGCGATGCCCGTGTTGAAACGGAGCCCCGCCGCCCGGGTCATCAACGTCGCCTCCCAGCTCGCGCTCGTGGGTCGTCCGCGGAAGCCGGCCTACCTCGCCTCGAAGGGCGGTGTCGTCTCGCTCACCCGGCAACTGGCCGTGGACTACGCGGACGTGCCCGTCCTCGTCAACGCTATCTGCCCCGGCGTCGTCCGGACGGAACTCACCCGGGAGGCGCTGTCGGACCCCGACTCGAGCGCCTTCCTCGAATCGGCGACGCTGCTTCCGTACCTCGGCGACCCCGACGACGTCGGCGCGATGGCCGCGTTCCTCGCCTCGGACCTCGGGCGATACATCACCGGACAGTGTCTCGTCGTCGACGGCGGCTACACGGCGCACTGA
- a CDS encoding MmgE/PrpD family protein, with protein MERGEVAASAGGDPVSDAEARAAAFAADLRLADVPPEVQTHVGLVIADTVGAVVGGATDPAVGSLVDRLADEAAPQAPTAAVLGTASRLSPRLAALVTGTAGTVLELDEGHKYAAGHPAIHVLPAVLAAGDATDATTEEFLTAFVAGYEVVTRVARACAPLTAGYHPHGVWGAVGAAVGVARLRGLDAETTLTAMRIAANGAQHTRMAAATEGATVRNSYAGKANLDGMLAVELAEAGFTGLVGGVARHLSPACGDGFDADELTRDLGERWDVTGGYFKRHAACRYTHPTLDALDALFERVSFDADRVAEVDVETYPMAAELTAVRPTNALQAKFSIPFAVATRLLTGSSGKPSFDERARSAATFELAERVTVRGASDLTARLPDARSARVRVTLDDGQSYEEEVVHARGGAERPWAEAELREKFDELVGPVLGDDAADTLWPAVRERSVTPRELGVLASR; from the coding sequence ATGGAACGCGGTGAGGTGGCCGCGTCGGCGGGCGGCGACCCCGTCTCGGACGCCGAGGCGCGGGCGGCGGCGTTCGCGGCCGACCTGAGGCTCGCGGACGTCCCACCGGAGGTCCAGACACACGTCGGGCTCGTCATCGCAGACACGGTGGGAGCGGTCGTCGGCGGGGCGACCGACCCCGCGGTCGGCTCGCTCGTCGACCGCCTCGCGGACGAGGCAGCGCCGCAGGCACCGACAGCGGCCGTGCTCGGGACCGCGTCTCGGCTGTCGCCGCGGCTCGCCGCGCTCGTCACCGGCACCGCGGGCACGGTGCTCGAACTCGACGAGGGCCACAAGTACGCCGCCGGCCACCCGGCCATCCACGTCCTCCCGGCGGTCCTCGCCGCGGGGGACGCGACGGACGCCACCACCGAGGAGTTCCTCACCGCGTTCGTCGCCGGCTACGAGGTGGTCACCCGTGTCGCGCGAGCCTGTGCTCCGCTGACCGCCGGCTACCACCCACACGGGGTCTGGGGGGCCGTCGGGGCGGCCGTCGGTGTCGCCCGGCTCCGGGGGCTGGACGCCGAGACGACGCTGACGGCGATGCGCATCGCCGCGAACGGGGCACAGCACACCCGGATGGCCGCCGCCACGGAGGGGGCGACGGTACGAAACAGCTACGCGGGCAAGGCCAACCTCGACGGGATGCTCGCCGTCGAACTCGCCGAGGCCGGCTTCACCGGGCTGGTGGGTGGGGTGGCCCGTCACCTCTCGCCCGCCTGCGGCGACGGCTTCGACGCCGACGAACTCACTCGCGACCTGGGCGAGCGGTGGGACGTGACGGGCGGCTACTTCAAGCGTCACGCCGCCTGTCGGTACACCCACCCCACCCTGGACGCGCTCGACGCGCTCTTCGAACGCGTCTCCTTCGACGCCGACCGGGTCGCCGAGGTGGACGTCGAGACCTATCCGATGGCGGCCGAACTCACGGCGGTGCGCCCGACGAACGCGCTGCAGGCGAAGTTCTCAATCCCGTTCGCGGTCGCGACGCGCCTGCTCACCGGCTCGTCGGGGAAGCCGTCGTTCGACGAGCGGGCCCGCTCCGCGGCGACGTTCGAACTCGCCGAGCGCGTGACGGTCCGGGGGGCGTCCGACCTCACCGCACGGCTCCCCGACGCCCGAAGCGCACGTGTGCGGGTCACGCTCGACGACGGGCAGTCCTACGAGGAGGAGGTCGTCCACGCCCGGGGCGGGGCCGAGCGTCCCTGGGCCGAAGCGGAACTCCGCGAGAAGTTCGACGAACTCGTCGGGCCGGTGCTCGGCGACGACGCGGCGGACACGCTGTGGCCGGCGGTCCGCGAGCGTTCGGTCACGCCACGGGAGCTCGGGGTGCTCGCGTCTCGGTGA
- a CDS encoding MBL fold metallo-hydrolase: MVVDGVAYDGIEFSHPGHASVRIESEGVVVYIDPWRDVVDGEPGDADVVVVTHDDDDHYDPDGIDAVSNDATTVVAYEAIDTSDLGRPVTPLAADATVTVHGLSVEAVPAYNRADGDHVDDDGNPYHAVGEVVGVVVDIGDTTVYFPSDTDFLDDHRDLRADVVIPPIGGTYTMDRHEAAALAEAVGAALVLPVHYDTFEAIETDAEAFADDVEARGMRVELF, translated from the coding sequence ATGGTAGTCGACGGAGTCGCGTACGACGGCATCGAGTTCTCCCACCCCGGCCACGCGAGCGTGCGCATCGAGTCCGAAGGCGTGGTCGTCTACATCGACCCGTGGCGCGACGTCGTCGACGGTGAACCGGGTGACGCCGACGTCGTGGTCGTGACCCACGACGACGACGACCACTACGACCCCGACGGCATCGACGCGGTCTCGAACGACGCGACGACGGTCGTCGCCTACGAGGCCATCGACACGAGCGACCTCGGCCGACCAGTGACGCCTCTGGCGGCCGACGCGACCGTCACGGTCCATGGGCTCTCGGTCGAGGCGGTCCCGGCGTACAACCGCGCCGACGGCGACCACGTCGACGACGACGGGAACCCGTACCACGCGGTGGGTGAGGTCGTCGGGGTGGTGGTGGACATCGGTGACACTACCGTCTACTTCCCGAGCGACACCGACTTCCTCGACGACCACCGCGACCTCCGCGCGGACGTCGTCATCCCGCCCATCGGCGGGACCTACACGATGGACCGTCACGAGGCGGCCGCCCTCGCCGAGGCCGTCGGTGCGGCGCTCGTCCTCCCGGTGCACTACGACACGTTCGAGGCCATCGAGACGGACGCCGAGGCGTTCGCGGACGACGTCGAGGCGCGCGGCATGCGGGTCGAGCTGTTCTGA